GGTGCTCAACTTCTCCGACGACCATTCATCCCAGACCTCGGCCACGGACTTTGAGGGCGATGACATGCAGACCTCGTTCAACGCGGGCACGGTGCTGGTCAACGTCTGGCCCGACGCGGACGCGGCCGACGAGTTCGTGGTGGGCGATGAGGGCAAACTGCGGATCACTGTTCCGGCGCGCGGCGCTAAAATTTTGATCGCCGACTGAACCATGGCCGACGTCAAACTCGAACAGATTGCCAAGCGCTTCGGCGAGGTCGAGGTGCTGACCTCGATCGATCTACAGATTGAGGACGGCGAGTTCGTGGTGCTGGTGGGCCCCAGCGGCTGCGGCAAGTCGACCCTGCTGCGGCTTGTGGCCGGGCTCGAGAAACCCAGCGCGGGCACGATCAGCATCAACGGCCGCCGCGTCAACGAGCTGGCTCCGCGCTACCGCGACGTGGCAATGGTTTTCCAATCCTACGCGCTCTACCCGCACATGAGCGTTCGGCGCAACATGCGCTTCGGCTTGGACGTGCGCAAAATCCCGCGCGAGCAGGCCGAGGCCGAAGTCGAGCGCGCCGCCGAGATGCTCGGTCTGACCCCGCTGCTCGACCGTCTGCCCAAGGAACTCTCCGGCGGCCAACGCCAGCGCGTGGCTGTGGGCCGGGCCATCGTGCGCCGACCGCAGGTGTTTTTGTTCGACGAGCCGCTGTCCAACCTCGACCCGGCGCTGCGCGGCCAGATGCTCGTGGAACTGCGGCGGCTGCACCAACAACTGGCCACGACCATGATCTACGTGACCCACGACCAGGTCGAGGCCATGACTCTCGCCGACCGCGTGGCCCTGCTCGATCGCGGCCGCTTGCAGCAGGTCGGCTCGCCGCTCGATCTTTACGAGCGTCCGTCCAACCGCTTTACGGCGCAGTTCATCGGCTCGCCGCAGATGAACGTCTGGCCCTGTTGCTGCGACAACGGCATGCTGCGCGGCGCGGGCTGGTCCATGCCCGCTCCCCAGGGAGCGCGCCTTGGCGAACTCGAGCTCGGTGTGCGGCCCCACGACCTGGCGCTGTGCAGCGAAGGCGACGCTGAGGGCATGAGCATGCCGTTTGAGGTTGAGGTGGTCGAAACCGTGGGGTGGGACGTGCAGATCCACGGCCTGCTCGGCCAAGGGTTAGCCGCCGTGCTCCAGCTCCCCGCCAAAGAGGCTGCGGGCATCGCTCCCGGCTCGCGCCTTCGCGTGGCGCCCAATTCCGGAGCGCTGCACCTTTTCGACCCCGCGAGCGGGGACGCGCTGCTCCGCGCATGAGACGGCTGGCGCTAATCGCGCTGCTGTTGCTGCTGCCCACAGCGGCCTGGGCCGCGCCGATTACCCTCTGGCATTCGTACTACGGCGCTGAGCGCGACGCGCTGGAAAGCATCGTTCTTGAGTGGAACGCGGCGCACCCGGAAGATTTGGTGCGCCCCGAGTCGGTGCCCTACGAGGCCTACGCCAACAAACTCAGCTCGGCGATCCCGCGCGGCCACGGCCCGGACCTGTTCATTTTCGCTCACGAACGCATCGGCGACTGGGCCGCCTCGGGCCTGATACAGCCCCTGGACGAGCGCCTGGACCAAGGCTCCCTCGGGCAGTTCATCCCGGCCACGGTCCAGGCCCTGCGCTATGAAGATAAACTCTACGGCCTGCCGCTGAGCTCCAAGTGCGTGGCGCTGATCCGCAACATCGCGCTGGCGCCCAACGCGCCGCAGACAACCGACGAGCTGCTGGCAATGCTGGCGCAGCTCAAGACACAGCAGCCCGAAATCTTCGGCCTGGCCTACGAGGCGGGCAGCTTCTACCACCATTCAGGTTGGCTGCACGGATTCGGCGGCGGGGCGTTCAACGAACGCGGCGAGATCGAACTCGACTCAGTGCAGAACGCGGCGTCGCTACGCTTCCTCGAGCAGCTCATCAGCGCGGGCTATATTCCCGAGGAGCCCAACGGCACGCTGGTGGCCCAACTGTTCAACTCCGGCCTGGCCGCCATGACCATCAACGGCCCGTGGTTTTTAGGACAGGTCGAGGACCGCGAATTGTTGGCCGTCAGCCCGCTGCCCACGGTCTCGGCCACGGGACTGGCGGCCGAACCGTACATGACTGTCGAGGCGCTGCTCCTCGCAGCCGGAGCCGACGATCCCGACGCGGCGCTGCGCTTCGCCGCCTTCTTGGCCGGACCCGAGGGCGCGCGGGTGCGCGCGCTGCAGGGCAACCAACTGGTAGCCTATGCACCGCTGTACGACGATCCGAGCGTGGCGCTCGACCCGGCGCTGCTGGGATTCGCCCGGCAGATGCAACAGGCGCGGCCGATGCCCAACTCGCCGCTGATGCGCATGGTCTGGGAGCCCGCGGCCCAGGCGTTGCGCCAGGTGCTGCGCGGCTCGGCCACGCCCGAGCAGGCCCTGGCCTCGGCCCAGCACTTGGTGAAAATCTACACCCGCGAGCCGCCTCCCGCGCGCAGCCCCCTGCCCTATTTACTGGTGCTGGCGTTGCTGGCATTGATCGGCTTGATACTGCTGGTCGTGCGCGCGCG
The nucleotide sequence above comes from Candidatus Alcyoniella australis. Encoded proteins:
- a CDS encoding ABC transporter ATP-binding protein is translated as MADVKLEQIAKRFGEVEVLTSIDLQIEDGEFVVLVGPSGCGKSTLLRLVAGLEKPSAGTISINGRRVNELAPRYRDVAMVFQSYALYPHMSVRRNMRFGLDVRKIPREQAEAEVERAAEMLGLTPLLDRLPKELSGGQRQRVAVGRAIVRRPQVFLFDEPLSNLDPALRGQMLVELRRLHQQLATTMIYVTHDQVEAMTLADRVALLDRGRLQQVGSPLDLYERPSNRFTAQFIGSPQMNVWPCCCDNGMLRGAGWSMPAPQGARLGELELGVRPHDLALCSEGDAEGMSMPFEVEVVETVGWDVQIHGLLGQGLAAVLQLPAKEAAGIAPGSRLRVAPNSGALHLFDPASGDALLRA
- a CDS encoding extracellular solute-binding protein — its product is MRRLALIALLLLLPTAAWAAPITLWHSYYGAERDALESIVLEWNAAHPEDLVRPESVPYEAYANKLSSAIPRGHGPDLFIFAHERIGDWAASGLIQPLDERLDQGSLGQFIPATVQALRYEDKLYGLPLSSKCVALIRNIALAPNAPQTTDELLAMLAQLKTQQPEIFGLAYEAGSFYHHSGWLHGFGGGAFNERGEIELDSVQNAASLRFLEQLISAGYIPEEPNGTLVAQLFNSGLAAMTINGPWFLGQVEDRELLAVSPLPTVSATGLAAEPYMTVEALLLAAGADDPDAALRFAAFLAGPEGARVRALQGNQLVAYAPLYDDPSVALDPALLGFARQMQQARPMPNSPLMRMVWEPAAQALRQVLRGSATPEQALASAQHLVKIYTREPPPARSPLPYLLVLALLALIGLILLVVRARSSNALSEAMQERSAYGYLLPAAFALLLLVFIPFAVGTAVAFFSHREGAFTFVGLANFTNILSSRDYAISDPLSFYFTLAVTVLWTAANVALHVSIGLGLALLLRDPLLKLRGVYRVLLIIPWAVPNYITALMWKGMFHKQFGAINGILSHFGWEPSWFSHFWTAFAANLCTNTWLGFPFMMVVCLGALESIPRDLEEAAEVDGATKLTRFRHITMPLLRPALVPAIVLGSVWTFNMFNIIYLVSGGEPDGASEILITEAYRWAFDRQVQYGYAAAYATLIFLALLCYGAGTRRVLGRAEG